Proteins from a genomic interval of Desulfovibrio aminophilus DSM 12254:
- a CDS encoding UDP-N-acetylmuramoyl-L-alanyl-D-glutamate--2,6-diaminopimelate ligase — translation MRWLELLDRVRAGLMVRTDSRLITPGEVFAAMPAAGDKRDGFIADAVSRGAEFVVAEGPVARDILGGAALIERPDATEALGELAKAYFKTGQAVMKIIGVTGTNGKTTTSYLIEHILTSAGLKVGLLGTVAYRWPGFSLDASLTTPGCWQLHELFANMEKSDVDVAVMEASSHALDQNRVAGLEFDAAVLTNVTQDHLDYHGDMETYFRAKSRLFHDCPRPDKRCVLNWDDPYGRRLLADTHPSLGYGLTDAPLGDTTLAGTILSCTGKGLHLRMSYKGKTWELDSPLVGAHNAQNLLAAQAACLSLGLSCKEVRRLAEFKGVPGRLERVDNERGLAVFVDYAHTPDALVNVQKTLRALDFQRLITVFGCGGNRDRTKRPLMARAVAEYADVAVLTSDNPRFEDPSAIMDDARPGLSQGGREIEIVEDPDRYRALCEAVALMREGDVLLVAGKGHETYQQVGGKKLPFSDVEAVRRAIREVLG, via the coding sequence ATGCGCTGGCTGGAACTTTTGGATCGCGTCCGCGCTGGACTCATGGTCCGCACGGATTCGCGGCTGATCACCCCGGGCGAGGTCTTCGCGGCCATGCCCGCCGCCGGGGACAAGCGCGACGGCTTCATCGCCGACGCCGTGTCCCGGGGCGCGGAATTCGTGGTGGCCGAAGGCCCCGTGGCTCGCGACATCCTGGGCGGGGCCGCGCTCATCGAACGCCCGGACGCCACCGAGGCCCTGGGCGAGCTGGCCAAGGCCTACTTCAAGACCGGCCAGGCCGTGATGAAGATCATCGGCGTCACCGGCACCAACGGCAAGACCACCACGAGCTACCTCATCGAGCACATCCTGACCTCGGCGGGCCTCAAGGTCGGCCTGCTGGGCACCGTGGCCTACCGCTGGCCGGGCTTCAGCCTGGACGCCAGCCTGACCACCCCCGGCTGCTGGCAGCTCCACGAGCTTTTCGCCAACATGGAGAAAAGCGACGTGGACGTGGCGGTGATGGAGGCCTCCTCCCACGCCCTGGATCAGAACCGCGTGGCGGGCCTGGAATTCGACGCGGCCGTGCTGACCAACGTGACCCAGGACCATCTGGATTACCACGGGGATATGGAAACGTATTTCCGCGCCAAGTCTAGACTTTTTCACGACTGCCCTCGGCCGGACAAGCGCTGCGTGCTCAACTGGGACGACCCCTACGGCCGCCGTCTGTTGGCCGACACGCACCCCTCCCTGGGCTACGGCCTGACCGACGCGCCCCTGGGCGACACGACCCTGGCCGGGACCATCCTGTCCTGCACCGGCAAGGGTCTGCACCTGCGCATGTCCTACAAGGGCAAGACCTGGGAGTTGGATTCCCCGCTGGTGGGCGCGCACAACGCCCAGAACCTCCTGGCCGCCCAAGCCGCCTGCCTCTCGCTGGGATTGTCCTGCAAGGAGGTCCGCCGCCTCGCGGAGTTCAAGGGGGTGCCCGGCCGTCTGGAGCGCGTGGACAACGAGCGGGGCCTGGCCGTGTTCGTGGACTACGCGCATACCCCCGACGCCCTGGTCAACGTGCAGAAGACCCTGCGGGCCCTGGACTTTCAGCGGCTCATCACGGTCTTCGGCTGCGGCGGCAACCGCGATCGCACCAAACGCCCGCTCATGGCCAGGGCCGTGGCCGAATACGCCGACGTGGCCGTGCTCACTTCGGACAACCCGCGTTTCGAAGACCCCTCGGCCATCATGGACGACGCCCGCCCCGGGCTGTCCCAGGGCGGCCGCGAGATCGAGATCGTCGAAGACCCGGACCGCTACCGGGCCCTGTGCGAGGCCGTGGCCCTCATGCGCGAGGGCGACGTGCTGCTGGTGGCGGGCAAGGGGCACGAGACATACCAACAGGTGGGCGGCAAGAAGCTGCCCTTCAGCGACGTGGAGGCCGTGCGCCGCGCCATCCGGGAGGTTCTGGGGTGA
- a CDS encoding UDP-N-acetylmuramoyl-tripeptide--D-alanyl-D-alanine ligase — protein MKLTLREMETCLTGAPETPQGVDRPVAAVRTDSRSVGRGEVFVCLSGERFDGHEFASQAVAQGALAVVAARPLPEITKVPVIVVRDTVAALGRLGRFLRDRTRAKVVAVTGTAGKTTVKEMIARVAGTRLSVAKNFKNFNNQIGLPLSIFAASGEEDVWVLEAGISKPHDMAELGFILAPDLAVIQNIGPAHLEGLGSLEGVARAKASLLRHLKPEGAALVNRDYPLLWNEALALRPDAVAFSATDASAAHFCAFLGPEPDATGRFRLKTPGLDRELVLPFCGAHFAENVAATAAVAHHLGLPPEAVVEGLSGFTRPDQRFCCLPGAAWTLIDDTYNANPLSMTRAIETARSMAGDRPLVLVLGAMGELGPEAAEAHEELGRFLRGVAPARVFFQGGFARDVARGFGSNGSAPLTAVDDPDQMLNAWRQMGLPGGVALVKGSRSARMEQYVAALARELGCSVPGGKTA, from the coding sequence GTGAAGCTGACCCTGCGCGAGATGGAGACCTGCCTCACAGGCGCGCCGGAAACCCCGCAAGGGGTCGACCGTCCCGTGGCCGCCGTGCGCACGGACAGTCGTTCCGTGGGCCGGGGCGAGGTCTTCGTCTGCCTCTCCGGCGAACGCTTCGACGGGCACGAATTCGCGTCCCAGGCCGTGGCCCAGGGGGCCCTGGCCGTGGTCGCCGCGCGGCCCCTGCCTGAAATCACCAAGGTTCCGGTGATCGTGGTCCGCGACACCGTGGCCGCCCTCGGCCGTCTGGGCCGCTTCCTGCGCGACCGCACGCGGGCGAAGGTGGTGGCCGTCACCGGCACGGCCGGAAAGACCACGGTGAAGGAAATGATCGCCCGAGTGGCCGGGACGCGCCTTTCCGTGGCCAAGAACTTCAAGAACTTCAACAATCAGATCGGCCTGCCCCTGTCCATCTTCGCCGCCAGCGGCGAGGAGGACGTCTGGGTGCTGGAGGCTGGCATCAGCAAACCCCACGACATGGCCGAACTGGGCTTCATCCTGGCCCCGGACTTGGCCGTGATCCAGAACATCGGCCCGGCCCACCTGGAAGGACTCGGCAGCCTGGAGGGCGTGGCACGGGCCAAGGCCTCCCTGCTCAGGCACCTGAAGCCCGAGGGTGCGGCCCTGGTGAACCGCGACTATCCCCTGCTCTGGAACGAGGCCCTGGCCCTGCGCCCCGACGCCGTGGCCTTCTCGGCCACGGATGCCTCGGCCGCGCATTTCTGCGCCTTTCTCGGCCCGGAGCCCGACGCCACCGGCCGTTTCCGGCTGAAGACCCCGGGCCTGGACCGCGAACTGGTCCTGCCCTTCTGCGGCGCGCACTTCGCGGAGAACGTCGCGGCCACGGCCGCCGTCGCCCACCACCTGGGCCTGCCGCCCGAGGCCGTGGTCGAAGGGCTCTCCGGCTTCACCCGCCCGGACCAGCGCTTCTGCTGCCTGCCCGGCGCGGCCTGGACGCTCATCGACGACACCTACAACGCCAACCCGCTGTCCATGACGCGGGCCATCGAGACGGCCCGGAGCATGGCCGGGGACCGGCCCCTGGTCCTGGTCCTCGGCGCCATGGGCGAACTGGGTCCGGAAGCCGCCGAGGCCCACGAGGAGCTGGGACGCTTCCTGCGCGGCGTCGCGCCGGCGCGGGTCTTCTTCCAGGGCGGTTTCGCCCGCGACGTGGCCCGGGGCTTCGGCTCCAACGGCTCGGCCCCGCTCACGGCCGTGGACGATCCCGACCAGATGCTCAACGCCTGGCGGCAGATGGGTCTGCCCGGCGGCGTGGCCCTGGTCAAGGGCTCCCGCTCCGCGCGCATGGAGCAGTATGTGGCCGCCCTGGCCCGCGAACTGGGATGCTCGGTCCCGGGAGGCAAGACGGCATGA
- the mraY gene encoding phospho-N-acetylmuramoyl-pentapeptide-transferase, with translation MIYHLLYPLATQIGAFNVFRYITFRSIYALLTALVLTIVLGPAMIRWLTKLKCGQYIREDGPQHQCKQGTPTMGGLLVGLAVVGSTLLWADLRNHYIWLALFVFTGFGAVGFADDYIKVVKKRNKGLSARAKFLGQLLVAGVAVTALIFEPVYSTKLSVPFFKYFVPDLGWFYLPFALVVLIGGSNGVNLTDGLDGLATGPIVVASATFAIFVYVAGHAGIADYLNIAHLPGVGEVTIICGALVGAGLGFLWYNAYPAQVFMGDVGSLSMGGLLGFISVLCKQELLLVLVGGVFVFETLSVILQVGYFKVTGGKRIFRMAPLHHHFEMKGIPESKIIIRFWIFSILMSLMALSTLKLR, from the coding sequence ATGATCTACCATCTGCTCTATCCCCTGGCGACCCAGATCGGGGCCTTCAACGTCTTCCGGTACATCACCTTCCGCTCGATCTACGCCCTGCTCACGGCCCTGGTCCTGACCATCGTGCTCGGCCCGGCCATGATCCGCTGGCTGACCAAGCTCAAGTGCGGGCAGTACATCCGCGAGGACGGCCCGCAGCACCAGTGCAAGCAGGGCACCCCGACCATGGGCGGTCTGCTGGTGGGCCTGGCCGTGGTGGGCAGCACGCTGCTCTGGGCCGACCTGCGCAACCACTACATTTGGCTGGCCCTTTTCGTCTTCACCGGCTTCGGGGCCGTGGGCTTCGCCGACGACTACATCAAGGTGGTCAAGAAGCGGAACAAGGGCCTCTCGGCCCGGGCCAAGTTCCTGGGGCAGCTCCTGGTGGCCGGCGTGGCCGTGACGGCGCTCATCTTCGAACCGGTCTACTCCACCAAGCTCTCGGTGCCCTTCTTCAAATACTTCGTGCCGGACCTGGGCTGGTTCTACCTGCCCTTCGCCCTGGTGGTGCTCATCGGCGGGTCCAACGGCGTGAACCTCACCGACGGGCTGGACGGCCTGGCCACCGGGCCCATTGTCGTGGCCTCGGCCACCTTCGCCATCTTCGTCTACGTGGCGGGTCACGCGGGCATCGCGGACTACCTGAACATCGCCCATCTCCCCGGCGTGGGCGAGGTCACGATCATCTGCGGCGCGCTGGTGGGCGCGGGGCTGGGCTTCCTCTGGTACAACGCCTATCCGGCCCAGGTTTTCATGGGCGACGTGGGCAGCCTGTCCATGGGCGGCCTGCTCGGCTTCATCTCCGTGCTCTGCAAGCAGGAACTGCTGCTCGTCCTGGTGGGCGGCGTGTTCGTCTTCGAAACCCTCTCGGTGATCCTCCAGGTCGGCTACTTCAAGGTCACGGGCGGCAAGCGGATCTTCCGCATGGCTCCCCTGCACCACCATTTCGAGATGAAGGGCATTCCGGAATCCAAGATCATCATCCGGTTCTGGATCTTCTCCATTCTCATGTCCCTCATGGCCCTGAGCACGCTCAAGCTGAGGTAG